The Malus domestica chromosome 13, GDT2T_hap1 genome includes a window with the following:
- the LOC103452642 gene encoding uncharacterized protein isoform X1: MDEAIVYSIERPNPSFIAMACYPFQQNGFSISYSDSAPTHYSLKIGSFSWLTKISVDKYESGEFEAGGYKWKLVLYPNGNKKKNVEGHISVYLEMVGADSLQTGFEVYVNFRFFLLDQNKGMFLVLQDANKKEKCFHGVMRYSGFDRLITLKSFTDASNGYVIDDSCVIGAEVFVCKERRARKGESISMVKVAVMCKHVWKVENFSKLGADPYKSEPFIARERNWKIVLYPKGHKKGKGTHISLFLELDDPEKLSGSKVFAEFSMRIVDQMHAKHECLKANNWFSTSTRDFGWPTFLKLDTFSQAGNGFLVKDACIVEADVTIRGTATAL, encoded by the exons ATGGATGAAGCTATTGTGTACAGTATTGAGAGACCAAATCCAAG TTTTATTGCCATGGCTTGTTATCCGTTTCAACAAAATG GGTTTTCGATATCATATTCAGATTCAGCTCCAACTCATTACTCTCTGAAAATCGGGTCATTTTCATGGCTAACCAAAATTTCAGTGGACAAATATGAGTCGGGAGAATTTGAAGCTGGAGGATACAAATG GAAACTAGTGCTCTACCCGAAtggaaacaagaagaaaaatgtgGAAGGCCACATCTCTGTTTACTTGGAAATGGTTGGAGCTGATTCACTTCAGACTGGATTCGAAGTATATGTTAATTTCAGGTTCTTTTTACTTGATCAGAATAAGGGAATGTTCCTGGTTCTTCAAG ATgccaataaaaaggaaaagtgtTTCCATGGGGTAATGCGTTATTCGGGATTTGATAGGCTTATCACTCTTAAATCGTTTACTGATGCTTCCAACGGATATGTCATTGATGATTCCTGTGTGATTGGAGCTGAGGTCTTTGtttgtaaagaaagaagagctCGCAAAGGAGAGTCAATATCGATGGTCAAGGTTGCTGTTATGTGCAAGCATGTTTGGAAGGTTGAGAACTTTTCAAAGTTAGGTGCTGACCCCTACAAATCAGAACCATTCATTGCCAGAGAACGGAATTG GAAGATAGTGCTCTATCCTAAGGGACATAAGAAAGGAAAGGGTACtcatatttctcttttcttggaATTGGATGATCCGGAAAAACTTTCTGGTTCCAAAGTATTTGCAGAGTTTTCCATGCGCATTGTAGATCAAATGCATGCCAAACATGAGTGCTTAAAAG CAAACAACTGGTTCAGTACCTCAACTCGGGATTTCGGTTGGCCTACCTTCCTTAAACTGGACACCTTCAGTCAGGCAGGTAATGGGTTTTTGGTGAAGGATGCTTGCATAGTAGAGGCCGATGTCACTATCCGTGGAACTGCAACAGCACTGTAG
- the LOC103452642 gene encoding uncharacterized protein isoform X2 → MACYPFQQNGFSISYSDSAPTHYSLKIGSFSWLTKISVDKYESGEFEAGGYKWKLVLYPNGNKKKNVEGHISVYLEMVGADSLQTGFEVYVNFRFFLLDQNKGMFLVLQDANKKEKCFHGVMRYSGFDRLITLKSFTDASNGYVIDDSCVIGAEVFVCKERRARKGESISMVKVAVMCKHVWKVENFSKLGADPYKSEPFIARERNWKIVLYPKGHKKGKGTHISLFLELDDPEKLSGSKVFAEFSMRIVDQMHAKHECLKANNWFSTSTRDFGWPTFLKLDTFSQAGNGFLVKDACIVEADVTIRGTATAL, encoded by the exons ATGGCTTGTTATCCGTTTCAACAAAATG GGTTTTCGATATCATATTCAGATTCAGCTCCAACTCATTACTCTCTGAAAATCGGGTCATTTTCATGGCTAACCAAAATTTCAGTGGACAAATATGAGTCGGGAGAATTTGAAGCTGGAGGATACAAATG GAAACTAGTGCTCTACCCGAAtggaaacaagaagaaaaatgtgGAAGGCCACATCTCTGTTTACTTGGAAATGGTTGGAGCTGATTCACTTCAGACTGGATTCGAAGTATATGTTAATTTCAGGTTCTTTTTACTTGATCAGAATAAGGGAATGTTCCTGGTTCTTCAAG ATgccaataaaaaggaaaagtgtTTCCATGGGGTAATGCGTTATTCGGGATTTGATAGGCTTATCACTCTTAAATCGTTTACTGATGCTTCCAACGGATATGTCATTGATGATTCCTGTGTGATTGGAGCTGAGGTCTTTGtttgtaaagaaagaagagctCGCAAAGGAGAGTCAATATCGATGGTCAAGGTTGCTGTTATGTGCAAGCATGTTTGGAAGGTTGAGAACTTTTCAAAGTTAGGTGCTGACCCCTACAAATCAGAACCATTCATTGCCAGAGAACGGAATTG GAAGATAGTGCTCTATCCTAAGGGACATAAGAAAGGAAAGGGTACtcatatttctcttttcttggaATTGGATGATCCGGAAAAACTTTCTGGTTCCAAAGTATTTGCAGAGTTTTCCATGCGCATTGTAGATCAAATGCATGCCAAACATGAGTGCTTAAAAG CAAACAACTGGTTCAGTACCTCAACTCGGGATTTCGGTTGGCCTACCTTCCTTAAACTGGACACCTTCAGTCAGGCAGGTAATGGGTTTTTGGTGAAGGATGCTTGCATAGTAGAGGCCGATGTCACTATCCGTGGAACTGCAACAGCACTGTAG